A stretch of DNA from Rhodococcus sp. NBC_00297:
CGAACAACTCCCGGTTCCGCACGAACGCGAGGGGGTCGTCGCGCTGCTGCCGAGCCAGCGGGGTCAGCGTGTCCTTCAGACGGTCGACGATCTCGATGGGCTCACCCTGCTCGTCGACACCCTCGGCGTAGCGCGCCCAGCTCGCGATCACCGTGGCGGACAGTGCGACCGGCCCTCCGGACCCGAGGTTCGTGCGCACCACCGGGACCAGCCACTTCGGGATCCGGTCCGACGACTCGGCGCAGAGCCGGGCCACGGTGTCCCGGATCTCCGGATTGGAGAAGCGCTCGATCAGCGTCTTCTTGTACTCGGCCAGGTCGATTCCGGGAACCGGTTGCAGCGTGGGAGTGGCTTCCTCGTCCATGTAGCGCAACAGGAACTCGGCGAACAGTGCGTCCTGCGTGACGTCGTGCACGAGCCGGTAGCCACTGAGGTATCCGACGTAGCAGAGGGCCTGATGGCTCGCGTTGAGCAGTCGCAGCTTCATCAGCTCGTACGGTGTGACGTCGTCGACGACCTGCACGCCCACGTCCTCGAACGGCGGCCGGCCGAGGGTGAAGTGATCCTCCAGCGCCCACTGGGTGAACGGCTCCGCGGCCACGGGCCACTGGTCCACGAGGTCGTACCGTGAGGCGAGCTGGTCGACGACGTCGGGTGTGGTGACGGGCGTGATGCGGTCGACCATGGAGTTGGGGAACTGCGCGGTGTCCGTGATCCACTGTGCCAGTGCGGGATCCTTCAGGCGGGCGAACGCGGTGAAGGTCGATCGGGCGATGTGTCCGTTGCCCTCGATGTTGTCGCACGACATGATGGTGAACGGCGCGAGCCCGCGATCCTTCCGGCGGGACAACGCCTCGCACACCAGTCCGAAGGTCGTGCCCGGTACCGCATCGGGTGCCAGATCCGCTCGCACAGCCGGGTTCTCGGCGTCGAACTCGCCCGTGGTGGCCGAGAAGTTGTAGCCGCCCTCGGTGACGGTGAGAGAGACGATGCGGGTGTCGGCGTGGGCGAGCTTCTCGATCACCGCCTCGGGATCGTCCGGCGCGAAGAGGTACTCGGTGATGGATCCGATGACCGAAGTGTCCCACGAGCCGTCGGAGTGCCGCAGTGCCAGGGTGTAGAGACAGTCCTGGGCGTCCATGACGTCCTTCATACGGCGATCACCCGGCAGCACGCCCACGGCGCAGATGCCCCAGCTCGACGCGGACTCGAAGTCGGTGCGGAGCAGCCGGTCCACGTACATCGCCTGGTGCGCACGGTGGAAGCCGCCGACGCCGAAGTGGACGATCCCGGTGGTGATCGCCGAGCGGTCGTACCGTGGCACGTCCACGTCGTCGGGAAGCTGGGCGAGGGTGGCAGCGGACAGCTTCACGAGAGGGTCTCCTGACTGGGTGTCACGGTGACGACAGCCTTGATGCTGCCGTCGGTGCGGTCGTGATTCAGTGCGTCCTCGACATGATCGAGGTCGAACCGACCCGTCACCATGGTGTCGAGCTCGACTCGTCCGGTGCGGACGAGTTCCAGTGCGGTGGGCCAGGTGTCGGCATAGCGGAAGACGCCGGTGACCCACAGTTCCCGGTTCTGGATCACCGACACGGGTATCGGGTACTCGTCTCCGCCCATGCCCACGAGCACCACTCTGCCCGCAGGGCGCACGGCGCGCATCCCGTCCTGCACTGCGCGGGGTGCACCCGACGCGTCGACGAACGCGTCGACGTCGAGGTCGTGCACCGACTCGTCCGCCGGGTCGATCACGCGGGTCGCCCCGTACCGGGTGGCGTTGGCGCGGCGGTCGGCCGAGATGTCCGACACGACGATCTCCGTGGCGCCGAAGGCGCGTGCGACCTGCGCCGTGAGCACTCCGACCGGCCCGGCGCCCGCGATCAACACTCGCGAGCCGCCGGTGATCCCGCCCTTGCGTGCGGTCGCGATGGCCACCGACAGGGGCTCGAAGAGGGCCGCGGCGTCGTCGGACACGGCGTCGGGGACGTCGTGCGCGAACGTGGATCCGATGGTCACGTACTCACAGAGGGCACCGTCCACGGGAGGGGTCGCATAGAACTCCATGTGGGGGCACAGGTTGTAGTGGCCCGATCGGGTCTCGCGACTGTCGGGATCGGGTCGTTGCGGCTCGATGGACACTCGCGACCCGACTCGCCGAGGGGAGACGCCGTCACCGACGGCGACGATCACACCCGACGCCTCGTGGCCCAGAACGAGCGGCGACTCGACGACGAAGTCGCCGATGCGACCCTCGCGGTAGTAGTGCGCATCCGAGCCGCAGACTCCGACGGATGCCACCCGGACGAGGACGTCACCTGCGTTCGGCGTCGGTACAGGTCGCGTCTGCGTCTCGATGTGTCCCGGTTCGGTGAGAACTGCGGCACGCATGGAATCGACTGTTGTGTGGATCACACCTGGATGTTAGCTTAAGTGAGCAGATGAACACCAGGTGAGCAGATGCTCACCTCGACGACCGGGAGCGACATCGTGACGACGCCGAGTTCGAGCGACGAGCTGAGGCTCGCGCTGCGTGCGGCGACGATGTACCACGTCGAGGGCGCGACCCAGGCGGAGATCGCCACCAAGCTCGGAGTCTCCCGTCCCACGGCAGGTCGACTCGTCGCTCGGGCTCGGGCGAACGGGCTCGTGCGCATCGAGATCCACGTGCCCGAGGAGATCAGCGGATCGGTGCACACCGATCTCGAACGTCGACTCGAGGAGCGGTACGGCCTGGACGAGGCGCTGGTGGTCACGTCGACCATCGACGACGCCGGCGGTCGGTACGACGCGGTGGGGCGCGCCGCGGCGGGCATCCTCACCCGGCGCATGCAGCCTGCTCACACACTCGGTTTCACGTGGGGGCCGGAGACGGTCGCGGTGGCGCAGTCGCTCCAGGGACGCGGCAGCCGCTGCGCCCGCGTGGTGCAGCTGGACGGATCCATGAGCACCGCGGACTACCAGACCGGTGTCGACTTCGTCCTCACCCGCTGCGCCGAGCAACTGCAGGCGACGCCGATGCGGCTCAACGCCCCTCTCTACGCCGATCCGGCGACAGTCGTCGCGCTGCAACAGGACTCGCTGATGTCCAAAGCACTCGACGCCGGACGCACCGCGGATCTCATGTTCTTCGGACTGGGCCCGGTGTCGACGTCGACGACGCTGTTCGAGGGGAGCTTCCTCGACGCCGACCTCCTGTCCGAACTCGATCGACTCGGTGCGGTCGGTGAGATCGGCGGTCGGTTCTTCGACTCCGACGGCGCCGACGTCGACAGCTCACTGACCGACCGCACGGTCTCGGTGCCGCTGGACGACATCCGGAACTGCGCCACCACGCTCCTCATCTCCGGCGGTGCGCGCAAGCACGCCGCGATCCGGGCCGCTCTGCGCGGCCGTCTCGCCACCGTCCTGGTGACCGATATCGCCTGTGCTCTGGACCTTCTCGACGAGCACGGCAGCAACCCCATGAAGGAATCGAGGTAGTACCGACGTGACATCACGATTCGTCCCACTCGCCGCCCTCGCCGCAGCCACCGTGCTGACGGCGAGCGGCTGCGCGGGCGCGGGATCGTTCGGAGGTGACGGTGGCGGCACGACCATCACCGTGGCCATCGTCTCCAACTCGCAGATGTCCGACGCGATCTCGCTCGCACCGGAGTTCGAGGCCGAGAACCCGGGTGTGAACCTGAAGTTCGTCTCGCTGTCCGAGAACGAGGCGCGCGCGAAGATCACGGCGTCGGTGGCCACGGGCGGTGGTGAGTTCGACGTGGTGATGATCAGCAACTACGAGACGCCGCAATGGGCCGAGAACGGGTGGCTCACCAATCTGTCCGAGTACGCGCAGGCCACACCGGGATACGACGAGGACGATTTCATCCCGTCTCTCAAGGAGTCGCTGTCCTACGAGGGAAGCATGTACTCGGTGCCGTTCTACGGTGAGTCGTCCTTCCTCATGTACCGCAAGGACCTGATGGAGGAAGCAGGCATCACGATGCCGGCCGAGCCCACCTGGGACCAGGTGGCCGAGGCCGCCGCGACACTCGACCGTCCGGGCATGTCCGGCATCTGCCTGCGTGGCAAGCCCGGCTGGGGCGAGGTGCTCGCGCCCCTCGACACCGTCATCAACGCCTTCGGCGGCCGGTGGTACGACGAGAACTGGAACGCGCAACTCGACAGTCCGCAGGTCGAGGAAGCCGTGCAGTTCTACGTCGACCTGGTCCGGTCGCACGGACAGGCCGGCGCGGCGACGAGCGGCTTCAGCGAGTGCGGAACGCAACTCGCACAGGGCAACACGGCCATGTGGTACGACGCCACCTCGGCGGTGTCGGTGCTCGAGGACCCCACGTCGAGCAATGTCGTCGGCAAGATCGGGTACGCCAAGGCCCCGTCGGCGGCCAAGGGCGACAACGGGTGGCTGTACTCCTGGTCGCTCGGCATCCCGACGACGTCGGAGAGCCCGGACGACGCCTGGAAGTTCGTGTCGTGGATGACGAACAAGGAGTACCTGAAGAAGGTCGGCACCGAGCTCGGCTGGGAGCGGGTGCCACCGGGAAGCCGGTTGTCCACCTACGAGATCCCGGAGTACAAGGAGGCGTCGGCCGCCTTCGGTCAGGTCACGCTCGACTCGATAAACAATGCCGATCCGCTGAACCCGACGGTCGATCCGGTGCCGTACACCGGCGTCCAGTTCCTCACCATCCCCGAGTTCCAGGATCTCGGCACTCGGGTCAGTCAGCAGATCAGCGCCGCCGTGGCAGGACAGATCAGCGTCCAGGACGCGCTCGCTCAAGCGCAGCAGTACGCCGAGGTGGTCGGCAAGACGTATCAGGAGGATCAGTGATGACCACGACCGAAGTCGGCTCGGCGAGATCCGAGACGCCGTTCGTTCCTCGCGAACGGGTGATCTCGAAGGCGGAGGGGTGGCGGCGCCGCGGTCCCCTGCTGCCGGCCATGGTCTTCGCGATCGTCGTCACGCAGATCCCGTTCCTGTTCACGCTGTACTACTCGACGCAGTCGTGGAACCTGGTGCGCCCCGGATCGCGGGAGTTCAACGGTCTGAACAACTACGTGGACGTGTTCCGGGACAGCCAGTTCCGCTCGGTCGCGTTCAACACGGTGATCATGATCGTGGGCACGGTGATCATCTCGGTGGCGCTGGGCCTGGTGCTCGCACTGCTGCTGGACCGTAAGTTCATCGGCCGCAGTCTGATCCGCACCCTGCTGATCACTCCGTTCCTCATCACCCCGGTCGCCGGTGCACTGATCTGGAAGACCACCATGTTCGACCCGGTGTTCGGCCTCATCAACTTCGTGCTCAGCCCGTTCGGGGTCGACCAGATCGACTGGGTCTCGCGGTTCCCGCTCGCCGCGGTCATGACCAACCTCGTCTGGCAGTGGACCCCCTTCATGATGCTGCTCATCCTGGCGGGACTGCAGTCGATGCCGAAGGACATCGCGGAGGCGGCGCGGGTGGACGGCGCCGGGCCCGTCGCACTGTTCCGCGAGTTGACGTTGCCGCATCTGCGACGCTTCATCGAGCTCGGAGCGGTCCTCGGCGCCATCTACCTCATCAACACCTTCGACGCCGTCTACATGATGACGTCCGGCGGCCCGGGTGTGGCGTCGTCGAACCTGCCGTTCTACATCTATCAACGAGCGTTCCTCGGCTTCGACATCGGCCAGGCCGCGGCCATGGGCGTCGTCACCGTGGTGGCCACCATCGTCGTCAGCACACTGGCGCTGCGACTGATCTTCACGAGCTTCAGCGGGAAAGAGGAGGCTGCCTGATGAGTACCACCACCGAGCGGAGCGCCGGCAGCGGAACTCCGAGCGTCACCGCGCCGATCACACGCAAGAAGCGATGGGGGCCCGGATCGATCTGGTCCTTCGTCGCCTGGGTCGCCGGCATCGCCTTCTTCTTCCCGGTCCTGTGGATGGTCATCACCGGGTTCAAGCAGGAAGCCGATGCGTACACCGCGACGCCGAAGATCTTCTTCACCC
This window harbors:
- a CDS encoding mannitol dehydrogenase family protein, translating into MKLSAATLAQLPDDVDVPRYDRSAITTGIVHFGVGGFHRAHQAMYVDRLLRTDFESASSWGICAVGVLPGDRRMKDVMDAQDCLYTLALRHSDGSWDTSVIGSITEYLFAPDDPEAVIEKLAHADTRIVSLTVTEGGYNFSATTGEFDAENPAVRADLAPDAVPGTTFGLVCEALSRRKDRGLAPFTIMSCDNIEGNGHIARSTFTAFARLKDPALAQWITDTAQFPNSMVDRITPVTTPDVVDQLASRYDLVDQWPVAAEPFTQWALEDHFTLGRPPFEDVGVQVVDDVTPYELMKLRLLNASHQALCYVGYLSGYRLVHDVTQDALFAEFLLRYMDEEATPTLQPVPGIDLAEYKKTLIERFSNPEIRDTVARLCAESSDRIPKWLVPVVRTNLGSGGPVALSATVIASWARYAEGVDEQGEPIEIVDRLKDTLTPLARQQRDDPLAFVRNRELFGDLVDDPRFVDAYTSALDSLHTRGARATVESSVR
- a CDS encoding NAD(P)-dependent alcohol dehydrogenase; this translates as MRAAVLTEPGHIETQTRPVPTPNAGDVLVRVASVGVCGSDAHYYREGRIGDFVVESPLVLGHEASGVIVAVGDGVSPRRVGSRVSIEPQRPDPDSRETRSGHYNLCPHMEFYATPPVDGALCEYVTIGSTFAHDVPDAVSDDAAALFEPLSVAIATARKGGITGGSRVLIAGAGPVGVLTAQVARAFGATEIVVSDISADRRANATRYGATRVIDPADESVHDLDVDAFVDASGAPRAVQDGMRAVRPAGRVVLVGMGGDEYPIPVSVIQNRELWVTGVFRYADTWPTALELVRTGRVELDTMVTGRFDLDHVEDALNHDRTDGSIKAVVTVTPSQETLS
- a CDS encoding sugar-binding transcriptional regulator is translated as MLTSTTGSDIVTTPSSSDELRLALRAATMYHVEGATQAEIATKLGVSRPTAGRLVARARANGLVRIEIHVPEEISGSVHTDLERRLEERYGLDEALVVTSTIDDAGGRYDAVGRAAAGILTRRMQPAHTLGFTWGPETVAVAQSLQGRGSRCARVVQLDGSMSTADYQTGVDFVLTRCAEQLQATPMRLNAPLYADPATVVALQQDSLMSKALDAGRTADLMFFGLGPVSTSTTLFEGSFLDADLLSELDRLGAVGEIGGRFFDSDGADVDSSLTDRTVSVPLDDIRNCATTLLISGGARKHAAIRAALRGRLATVLVTDIACALDLLDEHGSNPMKESR
- a CDS encoding ABC transporter substrate-binding protein, whose amino-acid sequence is MTSRFVPLAALAAATVLTASGCAGAGSFGGDGGGTTITVAIVSNSQMSDAISLAPEFEAENPGVNLKFVSLSENEARAKITASVATGGGEFDVVMISNYETPQWAENGWLTNLSEYAQATPGYDEDDFIPSLKESLSYEGSMYSVPFYGESSFLMYRKDLMEEAGITMPAEPTWDQVAEAAATLDRPGMSGICLRGKPGWGEVLAPLDTVINAFGGRWYDENWNAQLDSPQVEEAVQFYVDLVRSHGQAGAATSGFSECGTQLAQGNTAMWYDATSAVSVLEDPTSSNVVGKIGYAKAPSAAKGDNGWLYSWSLGIPTTSESPDDAWKFVSWMTNKEYLKKVGTELGWERVPPGSRLSTYEIPEYKEASAAFGQVTLDSINNADPLNPTVDPVPYTGVQFLTIPEFQDLGTRVSQQISAAVAGQISVQDALAQAQQYAEVVGKTYQEDQ
- a CDS encoding carbohydrate ABC transporter permease — protein: MTTTEVGSARSETPFVPRERVISKAEGWRRRGPLLPAMVFAIVVTQIPFLFTLYYSTQSWNLVRPGSREFNGLNNYVDVFRDSQFRSVAFNTVIMIVGTVIISVALGLVLALLLDRKFIGRSLIRTLLITPFLITPVAGALIWKTTMFDPVFGLINFVLSPFGVDQIDWVSRFPLAAVMTNLVWQWTPFMMLLILAGLQSMPKDIAEAARVDGAGPVALFRELTLPHLRRFIELGAVLGAIYLINTFDAVYMMTSGGPGVASSNLPFYIYQRAFLGFDIGQAAAMGVVTVVATIVVSTLALRLIFTSFSGKEEAA